From the genome of Solanum pennellii chromosome 6, SPENNV200:
CGACTCAGTACCCCTCATCTCCATAATCACATCCACATCAGCACACCAAACTAGCAACTATCTCCTAATGACTTTTAAGGTCTATCGTGGGGGCTGGGTGGGCTAGCACACGAAGTGCGTCTAGGTGTTGTGGACCACCTGAATTTTCTACTTAGTCTATTGGGCCAGCCTCTTATTCTGGTCCTCGGCCTCAGCGAtggacttctgcatccaaggtTGCATGTGGTGGAGTAGGGTGGCCATCTATACCTAACTTCTATGACCGTGCTAAAGGAACAAGTGTTGCAGATGGCGGTGTGGATCGCGACGTGCTAGGGGACCTGCTGGAAGCATGAGCGGAGTAAGCCTTTGTGGTGTCAGCAGACTCAAATGTAGCAGATCATCCCCTTGAGCTAACTCCACCATCTCAACCAAATTCTTGCTCAATGGGGGCACCTCAATCTTGGGCGCACTCTATGGAGCTTCTACATCAAACTTATCCCTGATCAAAACCTATATCGATTGTCCCCGCCGAGTGATATAGTGTGTCACAATACCAAATGGGTACCCCGACCTCCCTACAAAGCCCGAAGATCAAACAAGGGGTAAGTAGTAGAGGTCTTGAAATCCATCCCGTGGATCATCCTGATCAGCAGTTCAGCAAAATCTATCTCCAACCCTGCCACCAAGGCTGCTACTAACACCGCCCTATCCCAAGTAACAACATTATCAGAATTTGTTAGCGATATGCGGTTTTGCACCAACAACTAGAAGAGCTTGGATGCAAATAAGGTGAGGGTGGCCTTATTAATCAACCCCTGGATGTCTAACGCTAAGTCAGCCCTCTCACCATCAGTCACCAGATGTTTGGCCAGCAATTTCTTTATTCTCTCTCTCTGCTCGACTTTCCTCTGAAATTCACCACTATTGACAATCTCCCAGCTGTAGTCAAATTCTGAAGTCATGGGGGACCATTGTGTCTTAGTGATAGCTCCATATAGGAACCGATTGAGGGTGGCCTCCAAGATGTCAACTCGGCAGTCCCGAACTAGTACAGAGGAGAGCGGGtcttttttggaaaatttcGCCCTCCTATCGATAAATCCTATGAGAGTAGCCATATGGGAATCATAGAAATCCTTGACTATCTCCTCACTTTAGGTATCTAGACTACGTCATCCAGTATTACTTATGCCGGTTAAACAATATGTGCACCTCGGGGACCGTGTGCAAACTCCCTGTAAAAACTCGATGCTTTACTATCACCAACAGGGTCATCTTCCCCTTCTTATTCAACATTTTGGCATCCCTGTATACCTAGTGCTGCCCATAAATGAACCACCAGTTGAATTTCTCAGCAACGGGAACGGACTCATCTGCTCGTGGTGCGGATGTAGACTCTAAGCTATTAGCCTCATCATAATAGGTTTGGTGGTCGTGGCCCTCTGACCTTGTGGCTCCGTGAGAGGCAGAACTAGACTTAATGGCTGCATGTGACCCAAAAGATTGGACCGATCCTAATGAAGATGCAGATCCGGAACTGGAGGTGGAGCTCCCTTTAGAACTAGAGGCAGCCACAGACGGTAAGACGGTCAGTGTGCACTTCTCATCaaactgggaggcagtgacttcTCCGGGAACCACCTACGAGGGGTACCCCTAGCAACTTCTGCAGCTAGTGTTGGGGTAGTGGTACCCGGAGGAATATATGCACGATCTTGTTCATTGTCAGACTCTACAATCATCCGACGTGGTAGGGAAACAAACATGGATTTTCCCCATTTGACATAGATGACATCCTTCCTGAGAGCCATTAGTGACTGTAGGGCAGTTGTTAGTCTCAACTCAACCATATGACACACTCGAAACATACAGAACTAAGGATGGATAAGAAATAACAACACAATTCAGTACTGTAGAGTTAGGTTGACGGGCATTATCGACGGTCTATCAATCAATCGATGGTCCATCGATAGGGTTCGTCGTCTGACACTTAGAATTATTTATCTTAGACAAAGAATCAGACTTCTCATATCAAAACAATGGACGTGCAGAACAgaccgtcgattgatcgacggccCGTAGTCCACTTGCATCGTCTAacacttataaaaaaaatttaagccaAGGAAAAGAGGTTATCTAAAGGAAACGACGGACGTGCAGAATGGTTCACCAATCAATCAATGGATCATAGTCTAATTCCATTGTTTAAGACTTAGAAAATTTTAGGTtggtccaatcgacggacccaaTTGACGGCCCGTCAATCAATAGACGGTCAACCAGGTCTCGTACGTGTTGGTCTGAGACAGATTTCAGGTCTTTTATTCAAGGTCTAATTTTTTGACACTCTTTGACATAGCCAAGTTTAGACAAGAACCTATAAAACTAATTCGTCATTCCTAGAGTTTCTTTTCACGTAATTTGTGTTATAATTCATCCACGGTATGAAATCCTAAGTATGAATTTCCAAAACTACAGAGAAAATCACATTTTAGACAGACTACAAGGTTACATAACCACATTCTATTATTTCGAAGGACATACTCCACAAATTTAAGCAtgcaatttaaattaatttagtcCCATAGTCAAGACCCACTTCCGAATTTCCGGAAACAACTATGAACGAGAACTCAAAGTGTAAAGGAAATCATAATACCTTTAGTTAGGAGTGGTGTGGTTGTGATATGAAATTTCAAACATTATCCTAGGCACTCGAACTTGATCACCGCCAGAAGAACAACGGAGAGAAAAACTGAAATTGCGAAGAGGGAGTTTGGGGAATTTGAGAGATTCTGATTTTTGAGTGAAAAGGAATATGGGAGGATGATGTTTGTGATAAAGGAAACAAATAAAGGAAGAAAAACGGTTTTGGAAGGGAATTTTAAGAGAATTTGAAAGTGGTAGTGAATATGAACCTTATGTCCTTTAATATTACCGGTCGGGTCGGGTCACTAGCAGTTTGGACCTACGAAACCCCGTCGACGGTTCGTAGGTCAGTCGATAGTCCATCAACTAGGAGCGTCGATTGCCTCTAGACTTTAAAATTTAAGAGACATACCTGGGATCATCTATGGACACCATTGAGAGTCCGTCAATTGAATGACGGCTCGTCGATGGGGTCCATATACCTATGCACCAAACAATTATctgcaaaattttattttggtctCTGCACAGGAACACCCATTAGGccattatttttgtgtttttatggACACTTTTGAGACACGACCCCTACACTAACCTCTAGCCAACACTAGCACACAAgcaaaaatgaaataagattaaaaacaaaacaaaacaagaaaatatgactattcctacaaagaaaaataaaacctagtgttggctagaggatacaccttGGGTTGCTTCCCAAGAAGCGCTTCATTTAATGTCGTTGCACGATGCAAGCTCCTTGATTACATAGAGTTCATGAAGGTTATAGGCCTCAACAACTTCATGGGCACTCTCTGTATGCCCGGGTAGATCTTAATACTTTGACCGTTGACTGTGAACTTTGTgtcctccttgttctccaactgaACCGCTCCATGTGAAGACACTTTAATTATGAGGAATGTCCCACtccacttggacttgagtttgcctaGAAACAAGTGTAGCCTAGAGTTTAATAAAAGCACCAAACCACCAACCATAAATTTGCGCTTTCCAATCATTTAGTTGTGAtactttttcatattctctttGTAGATGGATGAACTTTCATAGGCCTTGaggcgaaactcatcaagctcattcagcCCATTTATTCTTTGTTCTGCcacttcattccaatccatcttcagtttctttaTTGCCCACATTGCtttgtgctctaactcaaccggcaagtgacaagtgttcccatatacaagttggtatggagacatagcTACGGAGTCTTGTATGAAGTGCGTTAGTCCCAAAGAACATCATCATGTCTCCTTGAATAATTCATTCTATTGGCATTCACCGTTTTCGCCAGAATTTGCTGGATTTCTGGATTGGGCACCTCTACTTGTCCGCAAGTCTGTGGATGATAAGGAGTAGCCATATTATGGCGAACGCCATGTTTCTCCAATATCCCTTTGAAAAACTTATTAAAAAGGTGAGAAacaccatcactaataatgacCCTAGGTGACCCAAATCTTGAGAAGATATGCTTTTTCAAAAAcacggtgacactcttcccgtCATTGTTAGGAAGCGTTATTTCTTCCAcctattttgacacatagtcaACCTCCACAAGtatatacttcatcccatgagaactcacaaaagtaCCAGTAAAATCgatgccccatacatcaaataatTCAATCATAAGAATATGATTTAAAGGTAGCTGTTGTCTCTTCGAAATTCCTCCATCTTGTTGGCACCTATCACATACTTTGAGAAACTCCTGAGAGTCTTGGTGAATTTTTGTTcaatagtacccacactgcAAGATCTTCTATGCAGTCCGTATACCACTATGGTGCCCACTCACAGGCGAGGAGTGACATGCCTCCAAAATACTCAACCTCTCAAATTCTAGTACACAACGGAAAATAATCCCATAGGCACAACTCTGGTATAAGAAAGGCTCATCCCAAGAGAAATTTTTCACATCATACATAAAATTATTCCTCTGATGGAAagacaagtccgatggaactATATCACTTGCCAGATAATTGGTGAAATTTGCGAAACATGGTATTAAATCCTGGGAAGCGACCAATACATGTTCGTATGGGaatgcatcatcaatttcagctcTTTTACTCAATtctcgcatagcttcatcctccaatCTAGATAAATGGTCAGCCACTTGATTCTCAGTCTTCTTTCTATCTTTCAACTCGAAGTTGAACTCTTGCAGCAATAATACCCATAT
Proteins encoded in this window:
- the LOC107022094 gene encoding uncharacterized protein LOC107022094, which encodes MAKKDVKPRLIIWVLLLQEFNFELKDRKKTENQVADHLSRLEDEAMRELSKRAEIDDAFPYEHVLVASQDLIPCFANFTNYLASDIVPSDLSFHQRNNFMYDVKNFSWDEPFLYQSCAYGIIFRCVLEFERLSILEACHSSPVEEITLPNNDGKSVTVFLKKHIFSRFGSPRVIISDGVSHLFNKFFKGILEKHGVRHNMATPYHPQTCGQVEVPNPEIQQILAKTVNANRMNYSRRHDDVLWD